The bacterium genome contains a region encoding:
- a CDS encoding glycosyltransferase family A protein, which translates to MLFSDVTAVIPTYNRLEMLGEAVESVRRQSLPPRQLIVVDDGSTDGTWDWLQSQKGLIALRQDNRGPAAARNLGAAAAETEYLAFLDSDDLWLPPKLETQTAFLEENPECRFCQTEEIWYRNGARVNPMKKHAKPSGQVFEACLSRCLISPSGVMFRREFFVELGGFDESFEVCEDYELWLRASLASPFRTLEEPLVLKRGGHLDQLSRAHWGMDRFRVEALEKLLRQETLAPHQRAKVIEELARKLEILSNGFQKRRPGQIDPYRERLRSLALD; encoded by the coding sequence GTGCTTTTCTCCGACGTCACCGCCGTCATTCCGACCTACAATCGATTGGAAATGCTCGGCGAGGCCGTCGAGTCGGTTCGTCGCCAATCCCTGCCGCCGCGTCAGCTGATCGTCGTCGACGACGGCTCGACCGACGGGACCTGGGATTGGCTCCAATCCCAAAAAGGGCTGATCGCGCTGCGCCAGGACAATCGCGGTCCGGCGGCCGCCCGCAATCTCGGCGCGGCCGCGGCCGAGACCGAGTATCTGGCCTTCCTCGACTCCGACGATCTCTGGCTGCCGCCGAAGCTCGAAACCCAAACCGCCTTCCTCGAGGAAAATCCGGAGTGCCGCTTCTGTCAAACCGAGGAAATTTGGTATCGCAACGGCGCTCGGGTCAACCCGATGAAGAAACACGCCAAGCCCTCGGGTCAGGTTTTCGAGGCCTGCTTGAGCCGCTGCCTGATCTCGCCTTCGGGGGTGATGTTCCGCCGCGAATTTTTCGTGGAGCTGGGCGGCTTCGACGAGAGCTTCGAGGTTTGCGAGGACTACGAGCTTTGGTTGCGGGCCTCGCTGGCCAGTCCTTTCCGCACTTTGGAAGAGCCCTTGGTCCTCAAGCGGGGAGGGCATCTCGATCAACTTTCCCGCGCCCACTGGGGCATGGACCGCTTCCGGGTCGAAGCGCTGGAGAAATTGCTTCGGCAAGAAACCCTTGCCCCACATCAAAGGGCGAAGGTAATAGAAGAGCTGGCTCGGAAACTGGAGATCCTCTCCAATGGCTTTCAAAAGCGTCGGCCCGGTCAAATCGACCCCTATCGAGAGCGCCTTCGCTCCCTCGCCCTCGATTGA
- a CDS encoding 50S ribosomal L9 C-terminal domain-containing protein — MELEAPIKSIGGFDVAVKLHPEVRATFKLWVIREEKK; from the coding sequence ATCGAGCTCGAGGCCCCGATCAAGAGCATCGGCGGCTTCGACGTCGCCGTGAAGCTCCACCCGGAGGTTCGCGCGACCTTCAAGCTTTGGGTCATCCGCGAAGAGAAGAAGTAA
- a CDS encoding PAS domain S-box protein: MKADLEIEARKALLRAPNVMIWMTNEEHRCVYCNEAMLQHFGHQDLLGDAWLELIHPEDLERMRENQRQLLASPLFGFYRQEYRSKRPDGNYVSMLDISFPRFDEGGAFLGYIGSAVDITRQKLQEERHRREPVVERQALDISDREKLRLGKGLREDICQGLNGLALKAMLLERKLKGRLTPAAEIASEIRSDLHRLAFRTKEISQSLFPALALDEDFAVVVQDLAERAQAHFGARVSCHLDLRGMATNSERNLHLYRIIEEAVTNALRHGRARHVEIHLAANAEGKGALEIRDDGRGFPAAAESPEGLGLKVMEYRAKLIGGELHIQAGPKGGTSVRCLF; the protein is encoded by the coding sequence GTGAAAGCCGATCTCGAAATCGAAGCCCGCAAAGCCTTGCTTCGGGCGCCCAACGTCATGATCTGGATGACCAACGAGGAGCATCGTTGCGTCTACTGCAACGAAGCCATGCTCCAACATTTCGGTCATCAAGACTTGCTCGGCGATGCCTGGTTGGAGCTGATCCACCCCGAAGATCTCGAGCGGATGCGGGAGAACCAGAGGCAGCTCCTGGCCTCGCCGCTATTCGGTTTTTACCGCCAGGAATACCGCTCGAAGCGGCCGGACGGGAATTATGTCTCCATGCTCGACATCAGCTTCCCGCGCTTCGACGAAGGCGGCGCCTTCTTGGGCTATATCGGATCGGCGGTGGACATCACCCGGCAGAAGCTCCAAGAAGAAAGACACCGGCGGGAGCCGGTCGTGGAGCGGCAGGCGCTGGATATCAGCGACCGGGAGAAGCTTCGCCTCGGCAAAGGCCTGCGCGAAGACATCTGCCAAGGGCTCAACGGCCTGGCCCTCAAGGCGATGCTGTTGGAGCGGAAGCTCAAGGGGCGCCTCACTCCGGCGGCCGAGATCGCGTCGGAAATCCGATCCGATCTGCATCGGTTGGCCTTCCGCACCAAGGAGATATCCCAGTCCCTCTTCCCGGCCCTGGCGCTGGATGAAGATTTCGCCGTTGTCGTCCAGGATTTGGCCGAGCGAGCCCAGGCTCACTTCGGAGCCCGCGTTTCCTGCCATTTGGATTTGCGGGGGATGGCGACCAATTCCGAGCGAAACCTCCATCTCTACCGAATCATCGAGGAGGCCGTGACCAATGCCCTGCGCCACGGGCGAGCCCGTCATGTCGAGATTCACCTGGCCGCCAACGCCGAAGGCAAGGGGGCGCTGGAAATTCGGGATGACGGCCGCGGCTTCCCGGCGGCGGCCGAGTCCCCCGAGGGCTTGGGGCTGAAAGTCATGGAATATCGGGCCAAGCTGATCGGCGGCGAGCTGCACATCCAGGCCGGCCCCAAGGGAGGGACCTCGGTCCGATGTCTTTTCTGA
- the rph gene encoding ribonuclease PH produces MKTSRSKSPGLRPLHFKKNVNRYAEGSCLVEMGHTRVLCLASVAEDLPKWRKESGLGWVTAEYAMLPRATHTRSDRESVKGKVSGRTQEISRLVGRALRAVVDFKLLGPYSITLDCEVLQADGGTRCAAINGAMIALALACRRLMKEKKIEKWPLKDTVAAVSVGLFQRKLCLDLCYEEDSAADVDMNVVMTGKGEFVELQGTAEHRPFSKAEAKSLLDLAATGLVKIAKAQRAALQGIWPR; encoded by the coding sequence GTGAAAACTTCGAGATCCAAGTCGCCGGGCCTCCGGCCGCTTCATTTTAAAAAAAACGTCAACCGTTACGCCGAGGGCTCCTGCCTGGTCGAGATGGGCCACACCCGGGTGCTTTGCCTAGCCTCGGTGGCCGAGGATTTGCCGAAGTGGCGCAAGGAATCGGGCCTCGGCTGGGTCACCGCCGAGTACGCGATGCTGCCGCGGGCCACCCACACCCGCTCCGACCGCGAATCGGTCAAGGGCAAGGTCTCGGGCCGGACCCAGGAGATCAGCCGCTTGGTCGGCCGGGCCTTGCGGGCCGTCGTCGATTTCAAATTATTGGGACCCTACAGCATCACTTTGGATTGCGAAGTCCTCCAAGCCGACGGCGGGACCCGCTGCGCGGCGATCAACGGCGCGATGATCGCCTTGGCTCTGGCTTGCCGGCGCTTGATGAAGGAAAAGAAGATCGAGAAATGGCCGCTCAAGGACACGGTGGCGGCCGTGAGCGTCGGGCTCTTCCAGCGCAAGCTCTGCCTCGACCTCTGCTACGAAGAGGATTCGGCGGCCGACGTCGATATGAACGTCGTGATGACCGGCAAGGGCGAATTCGTCGAGCTTCAAGGCACCGCCGAGCACCGGCCCTTCAGCAAGGCCGAGGCCAAATCGCTCCTCGACTTGGCCGCGACCGGGCTGGTCAAGATCGCCAAGGCGCAGCGAGCGGCCCTCCAAGGGATTTGGCCGCGATGA
- a CDS encoding response regulator transcription factor translates to MSFLKAKPGAKPRPKKRKIFLLDEQPIVLRGLHDLAKSVADLQICGEAEDPSEALEAIHRLKPDLVILDLQFHGGSAFPLIREIRSRHPQLPILVFTSERDIFFAQRALEAGAEGYALKQERLTSLLEAIGSLLKGRIYISPRLVEDPSLGLVSIGEKKRLRALPKMSDRELQIFQLLGQGLNTREIAAKLDLSVKTVETYRARLKTKLRLRDANELLRSATFWSSGHRGSELAASRL, encoded by the coding sequence ATGTCTTTTCTGAAAGCCAAGCCCGGCGCCAAGCCGCGGCCCAAGAAGCGTAAAATCTTCCTGCTCGACGAACAGCCGATCGTGCTCCGCGGTCTCCATGATTTGGCCAAGTCGGTTGCCGATCTCCAGATCTGCGGCGAGGCCGAGGACCCCTCGGAAGCCTTGGAAGCGATCCACCGATTGAAGCCCGACTTGGTGATCCTCGACCTTCAGTTTCACGGCGGCAGCGCTTTTCCGCTGATCCGCGAAATCCGGAGCCGGCATCCCCAGCTGCCGATCCTGGTCTTCACCTCGGAACGCGACATCTTCTTCGCTCAGCGGGCCCTCGAGGCCGGCGCCGAGGGCTACGCGCTCAAGCAAGAACGACTGACTTCACTGTTGGAGGCGATAGGCTCGCTGCTGAAGGGCCGGATTTACATTAGTCCCCGGTTGGTCGAGGACCCCTCCTTGGGCCTGGTCTCGATCGGCGAGAAGAAGCGGTTGCGGGCCCTTCCCAAGATGAGCGACCGCGAGCTTCAGATCTTCCAACTGCTGGGGCAAGGCCTGAATACCCGCGAAATTGCGGCCAAGCTGGACCTGAGCGTGAAGACGGTCGAGACCTATCGGGCCCGGCTCAAAACCAAGCTTCGGCTGCGCGACGCCAACGAGCTGCTGCGCTCGGCCACCTTCTGGAGCTCGGGCCACCGCGGCTCCGAGCTCGCCGCCTCCCGTTTGTAG
- the dnaB gene encoding replicative DNA helicase, protein MAERFAKISDFEEARKLPPQALDAEASLLGALLIDPEAVHKIIDVLRPEDFYKGAHQKIFRAVIGVYEKDEPPDVITLGNELNRNEELEAIGGSGYLAQLAASVATSASVVHYAKIIREKAMLRSLIRVATDIVNEGYRGNDDIGGFLDMAEKSIFQISERNIRQSFTPVREVVKDAFKAIEQLYENKSAVTGLPTGFKELNRMTAGLQRSDLIIVAGRPSMGKTAFALNVATNAAMESKRAAAVFSLEMSKEQLVQRMLCSEAKIDSSKLRSGFLRESDWPKLTKAASRLSETLLFIDDTPALSVLEMRAKARRLKKEHDLGLIVVDYLQLMRSEVTESREREISDISRSLKALAKELNVPVVALSQLNRGVESRTDKRPLLSDLRESGAIEQDADVIMFIYRDEVYNRDTPEKGVAEIIIGKQRNGPVDTAKLKFFHEYTRFEDLEQHYGEMMPEMHSLPEF, encoded by the coding sequence ATGGCCGAGCGCTTCGCCAAAATCTCGGATTTCGAAGAGGCCCGCAAGCTTCCGCCCCAAGCTTTGGATGCCGAAGCTTCCCTCCTCGGCGCCTTGCTGATCGACCCCGAGGCCGTTCACAAGATCATCGACGTGCTCCGGCCCGAGGATTTCTATAAAGGCGCCCACCAAAAAATTTTCCGAGCCGTGATCGGCGTCTACGAGAAGGACGAGCCGCCCGACGTCATCACCCTGGGCAACGAGTTGAATCGCAACGAGGAGCTCGAGGCGATCGGCGGCTCCGGCTACCTGGCCCAGCTCGCCGCCTCGGTCGCGACCTCGGCATCGGTCGTGCACTACGCCAAGATCATCCGCGAGAAGGCCATGCTCCGCAGCCTGATCCGGGTGGCCACCGACATCGTCAATGAGGGTTACCGCGGCAACGACGACATCGGCGGCTTCCTCGACATGGCCGAGAAGAGCATCTTCCAGATCAGCGAGCGCAACATCCGCCAGTCCTTCACGCCGGTCCGCGAGGTCGTCAAGGACGCCTTCAAGGCCATCGAGCAGCTCTACGAGAACAAGAGCGCGGTCACCGGCCTGCCGACCGGCTTCAAGGAGCTGAACCGGATGACCGCCGGCCTCCAGCGCTCCGACTTGATCATCGTCGCCGGCCGGCCCTCGATGGGCAAGACCGCCTTCGCCCTCAACGTGGCGACCAATGCGGCGATGGAATCGAAGCGGGCCGCGGCTGTCTTTTCGCTCGAAATGTCCAAGGAGCAATTGGTCCAGAGAATGCTTTGCTCCGAGGCCAAGATCGACTCGTCGAAGCTGCGCTCCGGCTTCCTGCGGGAAAGCGATTGGCCCAAGCTGACCAAGGCTGCCAGCCGGCTCTCCGAGACCCTGCTCTTCATCGACGACACGCCGGCGCTCTCGGTGCTGGAGATGCGGGCCAAGGCCCGGCGCCTCAAGAAGGAGCACGATTTGGGGCTGATCGTCGTCGACTACCTCCAGCTCATGCGCAGCGAGGTCACCGAAAGCCGGGAGCGCGAGATCAGCGACATCAGCCGTTCGCTCAAGGCCCTGGCCAAGGAGCTCAACGTCCCGGTGGTGGCCTTGAGCCAGCTCAACCGCGGCGTCGAGTCGCGGACCGACAAGCGTCCGCTGCTCTCGGACCTTCGCGAGTCCGGCGCCATCGAGCAGGACGCCGACGTGATCATGTTCATCTATCGCGACGAGGTCTACAACCGCGACACGCCGGAAAAGGGCGTGGCCGAGATCATCATCGGCAAGCAGCGCAATGGGCCGGTCGACACCGCCAAGCTGAAGTTCTTCCACGAATACACCCGCTTCGAGGATTTGGAGCAGCACTACGGCGAGATGATGCCCGAGATGCACTCGCTGCCGGAATTCTAG
- a CDS encoding lipocalin family protein — protein MHTFHWKSLLVASLGSLTLAAGNAFGSDTLNLCLTNHQPPPGVPINLPEDDSPKAGTPGFPVDAWQFNGHVQTFTGHNYGFGYLFLYLPFDVLVITGNITDLDGGTYHNQTWATFGIPYVATEDGYLDIRLADTPISHNAPTVQGRAGDYRVTHQIDDVKFDLTFLNLKDPVYHNGDSFMSYIDPDTGNDVGSNYYYSRTRNALVGKVTDGGKTKVVFGEGWSERQAAIHEQGDVKMFWYAIRLDNGEELMLFDVTMRQTGAPVIRTGTRAFAPPFCGYEELTGEDFEMTTGGSWVSPETGVEYPTVFYADIPSRDIHLTLTPLLPNQEVFNTLGLFHSFYNGAATVEGTVDGQPVSGTAEVQDWIGGPPNPV, from the coding sequence ATGCACACATTCCATTGGAAATCGCTCCTGGTGGCGAGCTTGGGCAGCCTAACGCTGGCAGCCGGCAACGCCTTCGGCAGCGACACGCTTAATCTCTGTCTCACCAACCATCAGCCCCCGCCGGGAGTCCCCATCAACTTGCCGGAAGACGACTCGCCGAAAGCCGGGACACCCGGTTTTCCGGTTGATGCCTGGCAGTTCAATGGCCACGTCCAGACTTTCACCGGACATAACTACGGTTTTGGCTACCTTTTCTTATACTTGCCCTTCGACGTGCTGGTCATCACCGGGAACATCACCGACCTTGACGGCGGAACTTACCACAATCAAACTTGGGCGACCTTCGGCATCCCCTATGTCGCGACCGAGGACGGCTACCTCGATATTCGGCTCGCCGACACCCCAATTTCGCACAATGCTCCCACCGTCCAGGGCCGCGCCGGCGACTATCGGGTCACTCATCAGATCGACGACGTCAAGTTCGACCTGACCTTCTTGAACCTCAAGGATCCCGTCTATCACAACGGCGACAGTTTCATGTCCTACATCGATCCCGACACCGGCAACGACGTCGGCAGCAACTATTACTACAGCCGGACACGGAACGCGCTTGTCGGCAAGGTCACCGACGGTGGGAAAACTAAGGTGGTGTTCGGCGAGGGCTGGTCCGAGAGGCAGGCGGCGATTCACGAGCAGGGCGACGTCAAGATGTTCTGGTACGCCATCCGGCTCGACAATGGCGAGGAGCTGATGCTCTTCGACGTCACGATGCGCCAGACCGGTGCGCCGGTGATCAGGACCGGCACTCGTGCCTTCGCCCCGCCCTTCTGCGGCTACGAAGAGCTGACCGGCGAGGATTTCGAGATGACCACCGGCGGAAGCTGGGTCAGCCCGGAGACCGGCGTGGAGTATCCGACGGTCTTCTATGCCGATATTCCGTCGCGCGATATTCACCTAACTCTGACTCCGCTGTTGCCGAATCAAGAAGTGTTCAACACCTTGGGACTCTTTCATTCATTCTACAACGGAGCGGCAACGGTCGAAGGAACGGTCGATGGCCAGCCGGTCTCCGGAACCGCCGAAGTCCAAGATTGGATCGGTGGCCCCCCCAATCCGGTTTAG
- the rdgB gene encoding RdgB/HAM1 family non-canonical purine NTP pyrophosphatase, translating to MSGKPKRIVLATRNLGKLREIQDILADWAVEWTSLRDYPEAPEAQEAAEDYLSNAREKARLAAEYCGEWALADDSGLEVEALAWKPGVRSARYAGEGAGDEENWRKLLTELRGIPPEKRRAVFRSVVVLRHRDGRERIGQGELWGRIAEAPQGHGGFGYDPVFIPEGFQQSLAELSPPEKNSLSHRFRALQALKQLGRPF from the coding sequence ATGAGCGGGAAGCCGAAGCGCATCGTCCTGGCCACTCGCAATCTCGGCAAGCTCCGCGAGATTCAGGATATCCTCGCCGACTGGGCGGTGGAGTGGACGTCGCTGCGCGATTATCCCGAAGCGCCCGAAGCCCAAGAGGCCGCCGAGGATTACTTGAGCAATGCCCGCGAGAAGGCCCGGCTGGCGGCCGAATATTGCGGCGAATGGGCTTTGGCCGACGACAGCGGGTTGGAAGTCGAGGCCCTGGCTTGGAAGCCCGGCGTGCGCTCGGCCCGCTATGCCGGCGAGGGCGCCGGTGATGAGGAAAATTGGCGCAAGCTTTTGACCGAGCTGCGGGGAATTCCCCCGGAAAAGCGCCGGGCGGTCTTTCGCAGCGTGGTGGTGCTGCGCCATCGCGACGGCCGCGAAAGAATCGGACAGGGTGAGCTCTGGGGCCGCATCGCCGAAGCTCCGCAAGGTCATGGCGGCTTCGGCTACGATCCGGTTTTCATCCCCGAAGGTTTCCAGCAAAGCTTAGCCGAGCTTTCTCCGCCGGAAAAAAACTCTCTATCCCACCGTTTTCGAGCCTTGCAGGCTTTGAAGCAGCTCGGCCGGCCCTTCTGA